From the Candoia aspera isolate rCanAsp1 chromosome 3, rCanAsp1.hap2, whole genome shotgun sequence genome, the window ttcccttgacattaagtccagtcatgtccgactcatctccgtttcaaagccgaagagccggcgtttgtccgtagacacttctgtggtcatgtggccagcatgactacacggaacaccgttacctgcctgccgaagcggtacctattaatctactcacatttgcatgttttcgaactgctaggttggcaggagctgggactagcaacgggagctcaccccgtcacgcagatttgaactgccaaccttccgatcggcaagctcagcagctcagcggtttaacctgcagtgccaccacgtcccttactAACAACCATAGGCAAATTGAAAGTCTGTAAACATTCCCAGGAGAGATTTTGTGACTTTATTTGCAAGATCGTTGTAGCAACATTTAGCTCTAATAGTGTCCATTTTAAGTGGCCTTGGCATTTCCTGATTCTGTGCACCTTCCAGATTTGTAACATTCAGATTGCTACTAGCTGAAAGCAAGTAGAAATAAGGTGACCTACCATGGTTCTCCATCATTCAGAGATGGAAAACTGCATGTAACCTGGTGGGTTTAGCCTGGTGGAAAACTTACCCAGTACCAACCAATGCAGGTCACCCCTTCACTCATTCTGAATTTCTTCTTCCTGAGCCTGGTCATCAAGCATTTGCAACAAGCTTGCATTGGGTAAGACCTTTCTGCAGTGGTTAGTTGAGAGTTCAGCCTGAGGAGAGTTCCTCAGAAGAGATGCAAACTTTGTCAAGGTTGCTAAACAATCATCCCTCACCCAGGGAGTCTTCAGCTGTGGCCCAAGAGAGCATGAGAAGTCACTTACGCAATGCTGTCAGCAAGTGCGCATAGCTTACACATCATCTAGTCCCATCAGACCAAGGAGGTAGAATGGCAAAAAGCTAGAACCGTAGATCAGCCTTTTtccactttttgaccctggaggaacccttgaaatatttttcaggcctcggggaacccctgcacatccaggctcaaatacaggccagaagtcacaatattattatattcgtttcatgggtaggtctgtatagatgcactaacagtgctcttaaactcaaaataaagaatgaaacttacctctttaatgggaagttgcccgaatttgaaataatttttaaaataaattgtgatctcccagggaacccctagtgacctcttgtggaaccctagggtgccatggaaccctggatgagaaaccctgccctagatcgCTGACCAAATAATATGGGCACAAGACAGAATGTCCTACTCACAACTTCTTTGAAAGTAACAATATAGCCATTAATTAGCTAATTACCTGCTGTTGCCTCAGCGTGGCCATCTCAGCTATTTACCTGGGTTGACCATTTCACTAGTCTCCAGCATGCACAGCAGTTACGTGCTTTACaggattttgtttccattttttattgTATACTGCATAATAGGGGGGTCTTGCAGGacaaggtaaaaaaaagtcaagatggtggccactacGGTGTGATGGAAGCTCTGCCTTTTCTGTATGTCTGTTGCGCAGGTGACACAAGGAAAAAATCAGCAGAGCATCAATTGCACTGTTGTGATTGTCAGCTTGACTTTTTCATACCATATCCTGCAGCTACCCCTGCTACATCATTAATGAAGAGTTGGTGTCTTTTCCATCTTGCCATATTTTCTTCCTACCTTcgatatcagtgtttctcaaccttggcaactttaagatgggtggacttcagctcccagaattcactaGCCAGCgtggctggctaaggaattctgggacctgaagtccaaccattttaaagttgccaaggttgaggaacactgttctagattaTAAAAGATGTGCTTCTGTAGTGCCAATGCCAGTGGTGTTCgttttgaaccactcagtatgACACACCAAAACAGCTGGGAAGCCTTTACCGAAAGTGTGACTTGTGGGCTGTTACGCTCTGTTGCATACATTGCTCAGAGAGTAGAGCGCTGGATGCCAGGCCATGCTGGGCTGGTGTTCATTTCAAGGGAAGGGTGCAAGGGAACAGTTTCCATGATACAGGCTGCCAAACTGGCAAGATGCAAATACAATGCTTTGGGGGGGTTACATTTCCACATCTGTCAAACCTCCATTCTTCAGACCATTTGCAAAAACTTGCAGATGGCCCCACCTCCAGAGAAGCATGGGCAAAGAGCAACAGCTTTTCCTGTGTTTGGTGAAGCGGCCAAGAGACCACCAGTCCTATCCTCCCTTaagcgtgaaagccggctgggtgactctgggccagtccctttgtctcagcccacctcacaaggttgttgttgtcaGGAAAACAGGAGGTGGGAGTACTAGGTTGGTACTctgtcttgagttgaccaaaaataaaagcaggacaaaaatcaattaaacaaaccaacaatAGCCCTGGCAGAAAGCATCAACTCAGGGAAATTACCAGCCAAATTCACACCTACCAGAAGTTCCCAGTGGAACTGCTCTCCTTCCTGGGGTTTCTGAGCCTGGGAATTTAGCTTCAGCCTTGAAACCCCTAGCACGGTGTgcctcgaccttggccactttaagctgtgtggacttcaactgccagaatttcccagccagccttgctgccgggggattctggcagttgaagtccacacagcttaaagtggccaaggtcgaggcACACCGCGCAAGGAGAATGCTTCTCCCTGCAAGCCCTTTTATTGTCAGCAGAACCCACAACCATCCCAAATCTGCCATGGGATGGATTTCCTTTCTTCGTCACTGAGGcaggacaaggaaaaaaaaatgtgggcgGCGCATTCTCTGGGGTACAAGCAAGTTTGGGGACAGCAAATCAAGCCGTGTTAGATTTGGGGTTCGCTTGGTTTCCGAAGGAGGAAAGGAGCGGGTTGTGCCCCTTCTCCCTCCCGGCGGATTCGCGCCTCGCCGTTCTCCAGGATGCCGGATGCTGCAGTGTCAAGCCGAACTGGTGAACGAGAAGGGCTCCGCTCCCAGCGTCTCGCTCGGGGAAAAGCGGGTGTGCGTGTGTGAAGCCGAGGGGTCTGGGGCCGGCGACTCGCCGGCTGCTCACCCCCTCTGGCGCCCCCTTAAGTCGGGGACTCCGCCAGCGCGtcgccgcgccgcgccgccccTCTGCAGAAGCCCCAGCAGCCAGAGAGGGGAGCGCGCGCGCCCGCCCGCTCGCTCCCGCGGCTTCTGAATGGGGCCGAAGCCGCCAATGAGCCGGCGGGCTGGCACCCCGCAGCCCCGCCCACTTCCCTTTGCGTCACGGGGCACTTCGACGCGCTCCCAGGAGTTTGGCAGCAGCGCCGGCAGATGGTGAGGGCGGCCGTGCGGCGCTCGCAGCTGTTGCCGAGCCGGGAGGGGATGCGCGCCAGCCCGGACGGCATTGAACAACCCTCTCTCGCCTGCGCGGCGGCTCACCTTTAAGGCGGAGGGGAGGAGAACGGCGAGGCGCGAATCCGCCGGGAGGGAGAAGGGGCACAGCCCGCTCGGCCCTCCGGTTGCTTCCCCGGCCCGCGCGGCGCCGTCCGGCTTCGTTCGCGCAGGAGCCCGAGGTCCCGCCTGCTCGCCGCGGCCCCCGCCTTCCAGCCCCATGAGCCGCCAGCTGGAACCCCGCAGCCCCGCCGCGCTCCTGCATCCGCCGGCGGCCGCTCCCGCCGCTCCCCGCTGCCGGAGCGCCCCTTCCAAGCGCCTCCTCTTGCACGACGGCGCCGAGGACCCTCCGGCCGCCGCCAAGTGCGCCCGCCTGGCCGTCGACTACCCCAGCGCGGCTGCCCAGGACTGTCTCAGCGCGCCGGGCTCGCCTTACGCTCCCGCTTCTCCGGCTCCGGGCGGCGAGGGCTCGCCTTCCAGCGCGCAGGGCCCCAGTCTGGTCGCCGGCTACCTCTTGTTGCCCTTGCTCGACCGGGAGCACGTTTCGAGGGCGCTCGACATCAACACCGGCCGGGAGCTGCGTTGCAAGGTAAGCGGCCGGGCGGGCCCCCGGCGCGGCCTCGGAGCCGCCTCACCCGTCGGGGCTTGGATCCGACGCGGGGGGCGACCTGCCTCGGGGAAAACAAAGGGGCGTACAGCGGCCGGCCGCCAGCCGCGCGGCGCCTCTGAAACTTGAATGGGACTTCCAGCGCCTTGGATAAGGCGTGCGCAATTAACCGCCTCGAATATCCGGCGTTTCAGCCGGATCGGTCGTTCTGCATCCCAAAGCGAAGGTCCGACTTGCAAAACGCCGCCGCGTCCCTTTAGGACGGCAGTGCGCGACGTCCGAGGTGTCTGAGGATTTGGGCGGTGGGGAGAAACTTGAAATCAGAAGGGCCCGGAAACTACGGCTGAGCACCTTGGGCGCTTTCTGCCATTTGCTTTAAAGGGGGCTTTGGGGAAAGGCGATCCCTTGATCGCCTTTGGGATTTCCTTCCGAGTAAACCTCCGTCTAAGCGCGCGGGCTTGGGAGAAGGCGCCGGCTCGAGTCTGGATTGAGACAAAGGAGGGTCCGGGGAAGAGATCTGCAAAACGCGATGCGTTTCTTAATTTCCTTCGGGCCCGGTTGGCTGCGCTGCAGTTGCGACCGCAAGCTTTGCCCGGAATGTTCCCGGGATGTTTGGGTGGATGCACGAAGTGAATCCCTGCAGAAGCGGGGCccggatgctttttttttttttaaattgcatcgGGAAAGGTCCACAGGGTACGGAAGGGTTAAGTTCCCTCCGTCATCTCCTCTTGTTTTCCGCTCCCCTCCTGCAGAACAGTACGCAAGCAGGAATTGACTGCCACTACGAGCCGAGCGCGTTCCAAGTTTTCCGTGGGGTGTCCTCAGCTCTTTAAATAAAACACGCGCTGTGCCTCCCTCTGTTCCTCTCCTTCCTTAGAAGAGGCCAGCGTCGCAAGCAGGTTTCCTGCTGCCACCTGCCGGCGGAGCCTCCGTGCAATTGGCTTGCTCTGCAGCagaaccttttaaaataaatgggtcTGTTCCAGAGTAAGGTGCATTGTGAAACCTGGGATGAACGAGGTGGtgcattaaaaccaaaaccatcCAAGGTGCTTCCGGATAGTTTtctctagtgtttctcaaccttggcaactttaagatgggtggacttcaactcccagaattccccagccagcccatggtggctggggaattctgggagttgaagtccacccatcttaaagttgccaaggttgagaaacactgctgtggagATTCTTCTGACCATTGACTCCTGCTCATAACTTTCTCCTGCTTTTAGAAACAGCCTAAACGTAGGTACAGCTAGCTTTGGAATTGCATGCTCTTACTTGAAATGTAGTTACTATCAGGGGTGCCTCTGGTTACGCTCTTCAGGAGCAAAATGGGCTTCCCTGATACACCTTACGATCTAAATTCTAACATACTGCAAATAATAATACggaaaggagaagaggaggaacatAGTGGGAAGTAGGAAggtagatttgaaaaaaaaagttgtattcagAGTTTGGAGGCCCTGCAGTTGAACCTCATGTTGCTAGCCGCCCCTTCATTCACTTCATCTGGCTTTCTGCTTGTGAATTGACAAGGCCTGCAGAAGATTGGTCTGTAAGGATTGCGCATTCTGGCTTACAAACGCTTCTTCAACAGTCTCCTATGGGAGAATCGCTCTTTCCCAAACCAGGAAAATTGTGGTCCTCTTGgagtatttatttttaacctCTTGTGGGCTTGCAACAGGCTGATCTAGGCTTGTATGACTTTTGCTGTACGGTGGACTAGTTCTGGTGGTGGAGAAGACCTCGATGAGGTACTGCTCAAGAGAGAGATTGGCCAGGAAGAAGAGGGTGTGTGTGATTGTTTGGGACCCTTTGCAGCCTATTTTCTCCCTAGGAGCTGTGCCAGGTGGAAGAGTCACCATTTCCAGCCAGGCTTAGGATGTGAGTAAGCTCTTAGCAGGTCCCAGAACATGACTGCAGTCTTGCAAAATATCTGTGAATAAAGTATGAGAGGCTTTAATCCTATTCTTCCTTGCTTAAATGTTTGCTGTGTTCCAAAATTGCAGCTCCGGTTGCCCTCACCTTTGTCTGACTCACTGGAAGGTGACTGCTTCAGTGGCTTTTAATAGCGtgctctcttcccccccacctccccttcATTTTTCCTTGATACTCTGGAGAGGGGCATTACTGTACCTTTGTGCTGGTAGGGAACTGCCGGCGAATGTTTCCAGCAGCTGCAAAGTATACTCAGCTTCAGTGCTGGTGTTTCTTCTGGAATGCCGAAAGCAGGAATTGGCAGATCTTACAAGTTTCTGTAGCACAAAGGGGTGTGAGGTGGAGACAGTGACAGGGTCTGCAGAGACGTACCCAAGACAACATTGTGCATCAGAACTGCTTTGCCCGATGAGATCAGGGCCTGATTTGGCATTGTGTTTTTGGACTTCCTGTTCCCTGTGCTAAGGGCCTAATGGTCTACGGATGGAGGTGGTCTCAATCTCAGGAAGGGCCATGTGCATCCCCAGGTGGTGGCATATTAGCAGCCCAAGATACCACACTAGTTGTGGGAAATGATGGGTATCATTCCACAGCTTGGGAGGGGCCCAAGTTGCCATCCTCCCTTTCAGTCATCTGGACCGCTGCTCTTCCATCATCTTCCAAAAATGAATTCCCCTTCCTCATCTAAGCACCTTTGCACAGAAATGAAATGGAGCTTATTCTGGTTACATATTCCAGGAAGTGTGTAATTCTTCCAAAAGCTTGATTGCCTCTCTGTTTTTCCATTCTGCTGTGTTTTGACCATGGTAGCCTACCTCATTGTGGCAGCGTCTACTATCTCCTCCTTGATGGGTGATTTAATGGGTGATTTATCATTTTACTAATAATTGTGAGAACatggtttaatgcagtgtttctcaaccttggcaactttaagatgtgaggacttcaactcccagaattccccagccagcatatgctggctagggaattctgggagttgaagtccacgcatcttaaagttgccaaggttgagaaacactggtttaatgaaTGCAGATGTTTGATCAGGATCCCTCAAGGTGAATCATCCCTGCTGCTTCTATTTCCCGATAATACCTCTTTatttaatctctttttttcctctctctccctccccattggTTCTATCTCTAGGTCTTCCCTCTCAAACACTACCAGGACAAAATCAGGCCTTACATCCAGTTACCGTCGCACAGAAACATCACTGGGATAGTGGAGGCTATCCTTGGAGACACGAAGGCATATGTCTTTTTTGACAAGGACTTTGGTGACATGCATTCCTACGTTAGGAGCTGCAAGCGTCTGCCAGAGCAGGAAGCTGCCAGACTCTTCAAACAGATTGTCTCTGCGGTTGCTCACTGCCACCAGTCGGCTATTGTGCTGGGGGACCTCAAACTCAGGAAATTTGTGTTTTCGAATGAAGAAAGGTGAGCAGACAGGCCTATGTGATGGTTGGCTTTCAGATATCTCTCCAAAGAGGATCCTTGGGCAGATGTTCCCAGTTGCCACTTCTAATGCTTACCCATGCCCTTCTGTTTTCCAGTTTTAGTTACAAGGCCAGGTTTGGCCCATGGGCAGCCAGTTGCCGATCCCTGCTGTAAATCATAGAGCAGTTCTCTGTATCAAACAGACTTGTTTAGAATGGGGGAAAGGGTGGTGatccagtttggggaagctaaTGCTTTtggcttttgttctttctgtaggGACTAATATCCAGTAACACCTAGCATACATGGGTAACATGCCACAGTAATCCTGATGATAGGCCTGTGAAATTACACCCTTAATGCTATTGGGAAAGAGCAGATAGGCAGAGCACATTCAATTGACAATGCTCATCCCAGGCACAAAATGTGATCTTGGCTTTTCTTATTCAAGCCCAGCCTTTTTGCCATGCTAGTATGTGAGTTGTGTTATATAAACATCTGCCTTGCTTCTGGCTGGGACCCAAAGAGCTATTACAGTGAAGAATGTATAAGTGTCAAGTGGAACATTTAACTCTCAGTATAGTAGTGGTGATATAGACATAGTGCAAATAATTTTGAAACCCTACATGGTTTCTCTGTTCCTGACCTTCTTAGGCAGCTCTTTGAACCTTGGACCTAAATGTGCTGTTTTTCTTGGACTGCTTTCTTACCTCTAAATGTTCCTTCCTCCACAAATTTCACTTAATATCCTTACCAGAGAAATAATGGAGGCTGCTACAgaagcatgctttttttttttttaagttgtagtTCTTTCAACCTCTTAAGGTCATTTTTGCGCTGTTTTATCTGCATTCCTATTGGGGCAAATGTGTACGCAAGAGGGTGTATAAACAGAAGCCTGTTTGTCATAGGGTTGTGAGCTGGGAATTTGGTGCCAGATCCTGGCTTCCCAGCAGGGGCACACATGACTAGGTTAATCCTTGTCGGATGTTTGTATGAGAAGCTTTTCCACTGAGGCTTGTTTATAGGCAACATGCCATGGGTGCTGTAGATCTTAAATTGCCATATTTGCAAACGAATAAATTCAGAAC encodes:
- the TRIB1 gene encoding tribbles homolog 1; its protein translation is MSRQLEPRSPAALLHPPAAAPAAPRCRSAPSKRLLLHDGAEDPPAAAKCARLAVDYPSAAAQDCLSAPGSPYAPASPAPGGEGSPSSAQGPSLVAGYLLLPLLDREHVSRALDINTGRELRCKVFPLKHYQDKIRPYIQLPSHRNITGIVEAILGDTKAYVFFDKDFGDMHSYVRSCKRLPEQEAARLFKQIVSAVAHCHQSAIVLGDLKLRKFVFSNEERMQLRLESLEDTHIMKGEDDALSDKHGCPAYVSPEILNTTGTYSGKSADVWSLGVMLYTLLVGRYPFHDSDPTALFSKIRRGQFCIPDHISPKARCLIRSLLRREPSERLTAPEILLHPWFDAVLESGYADQDVQISDQVVPEQLKEDDDMSFFFC